One segment of Porticoccus hydrocarbonoclasticus MCTG13d DNA contains the following:
- a CDS encoding SPOR domain-containing protein produces MTRDYARKTSRRSSNVRRKTPSRQSFPGWLWLLAGILVGIVATFLLQGPAPAPAPTAQPTVKTVEEESGVKPRFDFYTLLRETEVIVPDSSVPQAEEAPPNQSASTPATPTAKEVFLLQVGSFKSNRDADSLRARLLLLNLSASIEMVTPRPGETWHRVLVGPFTNRAELASARDSLSGNGIDSLLLKRKQ; encoded by the coding sequence ATGACCAGGGATTACGCGAGAAAAACAAGCCGTCGCAGCAGTAATGTTCGCAGAAAAACGCCATCCCGGCAGTCCTTTCCGGGATGGCTGTGGCTGTTGGCCGGCATATTGGTGGGTATTGTGGCAACCTTCCTTCTTCAGGGGCCGGCTCCGGCCCCGGCACCTACCGCTCAGCCCACTGTCAAGACAGTCGAGGAAGAGTCAGGCGTTAAACCGCGTTTTGATTTCTACACCCTGCTGCGGGAAACCGAAGTTATCGTCCCGGATTCCTCAGTACCCCAGGCAGAAGAAGCACCGCCAAACCAGTCCGCCAGTACACCGGCAACACCCACAGCAAAAGAGGTGTTTCTGCTTCAGGTGGGGTCGTTCAAGAGCAATCGGGATGCCGACAGTCTGAGAGCCAGACTGTTGCTGCTGAACCTTAGCGCCAGTATCGAGATGGTTACGCCCCGCCCGGGAGAAACCTGGCACCGGGTTCTGGTTGGGCCATTCACCAACCGTGCGGAATTGGCCAGTGCCAGAGACAGCCTGTCGGGTAACGGGATTGATTCACTGCTGTTAAAGCGCAAACAATAG
- a CDS encoding DUF4197 domain-containing protein, translating to MNRNIVLLSAVLVITPLSVSAASWWDTGKELLGGNTGNTTESAAPVSGLAALSSDEIAAGLKEALRVGAGNVVSQLGTQDGFYLDDAIHIPLPPQLQQAKGVLEQVGMGASLQELEMKLNRAAEAATPRAKAMFLDAISAMTIDDAKKIYSGSEDAATRYFSDKMRGPLAEEMRPVIEASLAEVGALQTYDAIVSKYKTLPFVPDLKADLTDYTINGGMDGIFYYLAREEAAIRENPVKQTTSLLKKLFGQP from the coding sequence GTGAACAGAAATATCGTTTTGTTGAGTGCTGTGCTGGTGATTACACCGTTGTCTGTCAGTGCCGCCAGCTGGTGGGATACCGGCAAGGAGTTACTTGGTGGCAACACGGGAAACACGACAGAATCCGCTGCGCCGGTCAGTGGGCTGGCCGCGCTTTCCAGCGATGAAATTGCCGCAGGGTTGAAAGAGGCGTTGCGGGTGGGTGCCGGTAATGTGGTTTCACAGCTTGGGACTCAGGACGGATTTTACCTCGACGACGCGATCCATATTCCATTGCCCCCTCAACTTCAGCAGGCCAAAGGTGTTCTTGAGCAGGTGGGGATGGGCGCCAGTTTGCAGGAGCTTGAAATGAAGCTGAACCGGGCTGCCGAGGCGGCGACTCCGCGGGCCAAAGCGATGTTTCTTGATGCCATCAGTGCCATGACGATTGACGATGCGAAGAAAATTTACAGTGGCTCGGAAGATGCCGCCACCCGCTATTTCAGTGACAAAATGCGCGGCCCCCTCGCGGAGGAAATGCGCCCGGTGATTGAAGCCAGCCTCGCAGAGGTGGGCGCACTACAGACCTACGATGCGATTGTCAGCAAATACAAGACCCTGCCTTTTGTCCCCGATCTCAAAGCCGACTTGACGGACTACACGATAAACGGGGGGATGGACGGTATTTTCTATTATCTGGCGCGGGAAGAAGCGGCGATCCGTGAGAACCCGGTCAAGCAAACCACCTCGCTATTGAAAAAACTGTTTGGTCAGCCCTGA
- the rpmE gene encoding 50S ribosomal protein L31: MRSEIHPNYGTLSATCSCGNAFEVGSTMNGSIHVDVCSACHPFYTGKQKVADTGGRIDRFNKRFAGRSAKK; encoded by the coding sequence ATGAGATCTGAAATCCATCCAAATTACGGCACACTGTCAGCAACCTGCAGTTGTGGTAATGCATTTGAAGTAGGCTCCACCATGAACGGCAGCATCCACGTGGATGTCTGTTCAGCCTGCCACCCGTTTTACACCGGCAAGCAGAAAGTTGCTGATACCGGTGGTCGTATCGACCGTTTCAACAAACGTTTCGCCGGTCGTTCCGCCAAAAAATAA
- a CDS encoding thermonuclease family protein produces the protein MSAFRGKRCALWIICQSAFFVVWLFIAGGPARADLRCQPFAPLEKVAVTHVYDGDTVKLDDGRKVRLIGINATEPGRDGEPDQPFAAEAGDRLRNLIKAASQLHLLTDRQTHDRFGRILAHLFNERGESLEQILLEQGLAYHVAVPPNLTLADCFASAE, from the coding sequence ATGTCTGCCTTTCGAGGCAAACGATGCGCGCTCTGGATAATATGCCAGAGCGCGTTTTTCGTTGTCTGGCTGTTTATCGCCGGTGGGCCCGCCAGGGCTGATCTACGCTGCCAGCCTTTTGCCCCGCTGGAGAAGGTTGCCGTCACTCATGTCTATGACGGCGATACCGTCAAACTGGACGACGGCCGCAAAGTCCGATTGATCGGTATCAATGCCACAGAACCGGGCCGCGATGGGGAACCGGATCAGCCGTTCGCCGCCGAGGCCGGTGACAGATTGCGCAACCTGATCAAGGCTGCCTCGCAACTACATTTGTTAACGGACCGGCAAACCCATGATCGATTTGGCCGAATACTCGCCCATCTGTTCAATGAGCGGGGAGAGAGTCTCGAACAAATTCTGCTGGAACAGGGACTGGCCTACCATGTTGCAGTGCCACCCAATCTGACTCTGGCCGACTGTTTTGCCAGCGCTGAGTAA
- the pntB gene encoding Re/Si-specific NAD(P)(+) transhydrogenase subunit beta, which yields MSPGIVSVAYVVASILFILSLGGLSHQESARRGNYYGVAGILIAVGVTIANVGTGDMVAILVAIVLGSIIGIFLANRVEMTQMPQLVALLHSFVGLAAVLVGFSGYIEPLIVTHGAEHTIKLVEIFLGIFIGAVTFTGSLIACGKLDGRVSSKALTLPGRHLMNLVALAITVALGIMFVGADSHWAGLLALIIMTIIASVLGVHLIMAIGGADMPVVVSMLNSYSGWAAASIGFMLGNDLLIVTGALVGSSGAILSYIMCRAMNRSFISVILGGFGQTTSSSSALTGDESVQETSVDELAEELLSSDSVIIVPGYGMAVAQAQNAVGEITRLLREKGTTVRFGIHPVAGRLPGHMNVLLAEAHVPYDIVLEMDEINEDFPSTDVVLVIGANDTVNPAAAEDPGSPIAGMPVLEVWKSRQVVILKRGMATGYSGVENPLFYKDNTRMLFGDAKETVDKLLSALRS from the coding sequence ATGAGTCCAGGAATCGTCAGTGTGGCCTACGTAGTGGCCAGTATATTATTCATTCTCAGCCTCGGTGGTTTGAGTCATCAGGAGTCTGCTCGCCGTGGTAACTACTATGGTGTCGCCGGGATTCTGATTGCCGTTGGCGTTACCATAGCCAATGTCGGCACGGGCGATATGGTCGCAATTCTGGTTGCGATCGTGCTCGGCAGCATTATTGGTATTTTTCTCGCCAACCGGGTCGAAATGACCCAGATGCCGCAATTGGTAGCCCTGCTGCACAGCTTTGTCGGTCTGGCTGCCGTGCTGGTGGGCTTCTCCGGTTACATCGAACCATTGATCGTGACCCACGGTGCGGAGCACACCATCAAGCTGGTCGAGATATTCCTCGGTATTTTCATCGGTGCGGTAACCTTTACCGGATCGCTGATCGCCTGCGGCAAGCTGGATGGCCGTGTATCCAGCAAAGCATTGACCCTGCCGGGTCGTCACCTGATGAATCTGGTGGCACTGGCCATTACCGTGGCACTGGGGATCATGTTTGTCGGTGCCGACAGTCACTGGGCCGGATTGCTGGCACTGATCATCATGACCATCATCGCCAGTGTGCTGGGTGTCCACCTGATTATGGCTATCGGCGGTGCCGACATGCCGGTGGTAGTTTCCATGCTCAATAGCTACTCGGGTTGGGCTGCCGCCTCAATCGGTTTCATGCTGGGCAACGACCTGTTGATTGTAACCGGCGCACTCGTGGGTAGCAGTGGTGCCATCCTCAGTTACATTATGTGTCGCGCCATGAATCGCTCCTTTATCAGTGTGATTCTCGGTGGCTTTGGCCAAACGACCAGTAGCAGCAGTGCGTTGACGGGTGATGAAAGTGTTCAGGAAACCTCCGTCGATGAGCTCGCAGAGGAATTGTTGTCTTCGGATTCGGTAATTATCGTGCCCGGCTACGGCATGGCAGTGGCCCAGGCGCAGAATGCGGTGGGCGAGATTACGAGGCTGTTGCGTGAGAAGGGCACTACTGTGCGGTTTGGTATTCATCCGGTGGCGGGTCGATTGCCGGGACACATGAATGTGTTGCTGGCAGAGGCCCACGTTCCCTATGACATCGTGCTGGAAATGGATGAAATCAATGAGGACTTCCCTTCAACAGATGTGGTGCTGGTGATCGGTGCCAATGACACCGTCAACCCGGCCGCAGCCGAAGACCCGGGCAGCCCCATTGCGGGTATGCCTGTTCTCGAAGTCTGGAAATCCCGTCAGGTAGTGATACTGAAACGGGGTATGGCAACCGGCTATTCCGGTGTGGAAAATCCTCTGTTCTATAAGGACAACACTCGGATGTTATTTGGCGATGCCAAGGAAACCGTGGATAAGTTGCTGAGCGCACTGCGTTCATGA
- a CDS encoding primosomal protein N': protein MTESIIIRVAVPSPLRRLFDYLPSENNTRTPRPGCRVKVPFGRRQVIGVVIEIAASSEHPATRLKPLTELLDDEPLLPETLLELCLWAAGYYQHPTGDALSTALPATLRKGDTVPRQSEVRWQLTLSGKGLPDTALARAPRQQQALNLLQQQPSATKDDFQRQGISIAALRQLESKGLIESLEFRVNTPLFDPDRLLSESPLPLYPEQQQAMDSIELHGFHAYLLDGQTGSGKTEIYLQAIEKVIRYGRQALVLIPEISLTPQTLDRFKTRFNCPVAVLHSGLTDRERVLAWDAARTGTAPIVLGTRSAIFTPLASPGILIVDEEHDGSFKQQEGFRYSARDLAVVRARMESIPLILGSATPSLETRYNCEQQRYTRLVLSCRPGVARQPRWQPVDIRKAKLSGGYSRELIDAIQSHLDDGSQVLVFLNRRGFAPTLTCHECGWIANCLHCEARLTVHRQVQRLVCHHCEFRQPVPPRCPVCHSIHLQCLGQGTERSEETLEALFPDFPVIRVDRDSTRRKQAMQNMVDRVHQGEPCILLGTQLLAKGHHFPNVTLVAILDADAGLFSPDFRAPERMGQLITQVAGRAGRGDKPGTVILQSHHCDHPLITTLTQQDYATFSDLLMAERKLANLPPFSYLALLRAEAENGQLAVNFLSFARHQAEMLLPPAGNISYLGPLPAPMERRGGRFRHQLTICAAERPALQHLLATLCPILEQSPMAGKIRWSVDIDPQDMS, encoded by the coding sequence ATGACAGAATCCATCATTATCCGTGTTGCTGTCCCCTCTCCCCTGCGACGGCTGTTCGACTACCTGCCATCGGAAAACAATACCCGGACCCCCCGGCCCGGTTGTCGTGTCAAAGTGCCTTTTGGCCGCCGTCAGGTCATCGGGGTCGTGATCGAAATTGCGGCATCCAGCGAACATCCCGCCACACGATTGAAACCGCTTACCGAGCTCCTGGATGATGAACCGTTGCTGCCAGAAACCCTGTTGGAGCTCTGCCTCTGGGCAGCGGGTTACTACCAGCACCCGACGGGCGATGCGCTCAGCACAGCGCTGCCGGCAACGCTCCGAAAGGGTGATACGGTACCCCGACAAAGCGAAGTCCGCTGGCAATTAACACTGTCCGGCAAGGGACTGCCAGATACGGCCCTGGCGCGTGCCCCCCGACAACAACAGGCACTGAATTTACTGCAGCAGCAGCCCTCCGCCACAAAAGACGATTTTCAGCGACAGGGCATCAGCATTGCCGCACTTCGACAACTGGAAAGCAAGGGCCTGATCGAATCCCTGGAATTCCGGGTGAACACCCCGCTGTTCGATCCGGACAGGCTGCTCTCGGAATCCCCCCTGCCCCTTTATCCCGAACAGCAACAGGCGATGGATAGCATTGAGCTGCACGGCTTTCACGCCTACTTACTGGACGGTCAAACCGGCAGTGGCAAAACCGAAATTTATTTACAGGCTATCGAAAAAGTCATTCGGTACGGAAGACAGGCGCTGGTACTGATCCCGGAAATCAGCCTGACGCCGCAGACGTTGGATCGATTTAAAACCCGTTTCAACTGCCCGGTGGCAGTGCTTCATTCCGGCCTCACTGACCGGGAGCGCGTACTGGCATGGGATGCTGCACGCACCGGTACCGCGCCGATTGTACTGGGCACGCGCTCCGCCATTTTCACACCACTGGCTTCGCCGGGCATTCTGATTGTGGATGAGGAACACGATGGCTCATTCAAGCAGCAGGAGGGGTTTCGCTACTCGGCGCGGGACCTCGCCGTGGTGCGGGCGCGAATGGAGTCCATTCCCCTGATTCTGGGCTCGGCCACCCCGTCCCTCGAAACACGGTATAACTGCGAACAGCAACGCTACACCCGGTTGGTCCTGTCCTGTCGCCCGGGTGTCGCCCGGCAACCCCGCTGGCAGCCGGTCGACATTCGAAAGGCGAAGCTGTCCGGGGGCTATTCCAGGGAGCTGATCGATGCCATTCAGTCCCACCTCGACGATGGCAGTCAGGTGCTGGTTTTCCTGAATCGCCGCGGGTTTGCACCGACCCTGACCTGCCATGAATGTGGCTGGATAGCGAATTGTCTGCACTGTGAAGCGCGCCTGACGGTGCATCGTCAGGTGCAACGGCTGGTTTGTCATCACTGCGAGTTCAGGCAACCGGTACCACCCCGCTGCCCGGTTTGTCACAGCATTCATTTACAGTGCCTCGGTCAGGGCACCGAGCGCAGCGAAGAAACCCTCGAAGCACTGTTCCCGGACTTTCCCGTTATTCGGGTGGACAGAGACAGCACCCGACGCAAGCAGGCCATGCAGAACATGGTCGATCGGGTGCATCAGGGAGAGCCCTGCATCCTGCTCGGCACCCAGCTTCTGGCAAAGGGGCACCATTTTCCCAACGTCACGCTGGTGGCCATTCTGGATGCCGATGCCGGCCTGTTCAGCCCTGATTTCCGGGCACCGGAGAGGATGGGACAACTGATTACCCAGGTGGCTGGCCGGGCAGGCAGGGGTGACAAACCCGGCACGGTCATTTTGCAAAGCCATCATTGTGATCACCCACTGATTACCACCCTGACCCAACAGGACTACGCCACTTTTTCTGATCTGTTGATGGCCGAACGGAAACTGGCCAACCTGCCACCGTTCAGCTACCTGGCGTTGCTGCGCGCCGAAGCTGAAAATGGCCAGCTGGCGGTGAATTTTCTCAGTTTCGCCCGCCACCAGGCAGAAATGCTACTGCCACCGGCAGGCAACATCAGCTACCTCGGCCCGCTTCCTGCCCCCATGGAGCGGAGAGGTGGGCGTTTTCGCCATCAATTGACAATCTGTGCTGCAGAGCGACCCGCACTCCAACACCTGCTGGCAACCCTCTGCCCGATTCTGGAGCAGTCGCCAATGGCGGGAAAAATCCGCTGGTCCGTGGACATTGACCCACAGGATATGAGCTAA
- a CDS encoding Re/Si-specific NAD(P)(+) transhydrogenase subunit alpha, with product MTTIGIPKEIYPDERRVAATPASVQKLIKLGYEVLVQSGAGEPAHYDDEAYTNAGAAIAVDAPALWSQADFILKVRAPMENAMLNRHEVDMMKQGAGLASYIWPAQTPELLEKFAAKGATVFAIDSLPRISRAQKMDALSAMANVAGYRAVIEAANHFGRFFTGQVTAAGKVPPAKVMVIGAGVAGLAAVGTANSMGAIVRAFDTRLEVKEQVESMGAEFLELDFGDEDGSGGGGYAKQMSDEFIKAEMALFAEQAEEVDIIITTALIPGRPAPKLITAEMVAAMKPGSVIVDLASERGGNCELTEPGRVAVHHDVSIIGYTDLPSRMAKVSSDLYASNLTHLMSDLTPEKDGQPSVDMEDTVIRGLTVVHDGEVTWPPPKVEVAVNTAPPPSTEEPSPKGKKAKGEPSVIGRWLGKGLLLLVTVLALLGIGTYAPPSFLTHFTVFVLACFIGWQVIWNVTASLHTPLMSVTNAISGIIVIGALLHLAQSESGAVGIMAFIAVLIATINVAGGFRVTHRMLKMFRR from the coding sequence ATGACAACAATAGGTATCCCCAAAGAAATTTATCCCGACGAAAGGCGTGTTGCCGCCACTCCCGCCTCCGTTCAAAAGCTGATCAAGCTCGGCTATGAGGTATTGGTCCAGTCGGGAGCTGGCGAACCAGCGCACTATGATGATGAAGCCTATACCAATGCCGGCGCGGCAATTGCCGTTGACGCGCCTGCGCTCTGGAGTCAGGCAGATTTTATTCTGAAAGTGCGTGCCCCTATGGAAAACGCCATGCTCAACAGGCATGAAGTTGACATGATGAAGCAGGGCGCTGGTCTGGCCAGCTACATCTGGCCGGCACAAACCCCTGAACTGCTGGAGAAGTTTGCGGCAAAAGGGGCCACGGTATTCGCCATCGACAGCCTGCCCCGGATCAGTCGGGCGCAGAAAATGGATGCGTTGAGCGCCATGGCCAATGTCGCCGGTTATCGCGCCGTCATTGAGGCAGCCAACCACTTCGGCCGCTTTTTTACCGGCCAGGTGACGGCGGCCGGGAAGGTCCCCCCGGCCAAGGTTATGGTGATTGGTGCCGGCGTGGCAGGCCTTGCTGCGGTTGGTACCGCTAACAGCATGGGTGCCATCGTGCGTGCTTTCGATACCCGTCTCGAAGTGAAGGAACAGGTGGAGAGCATGGGCGCCGAATTCCTCGAACTGGATTTTGGCGATGAAGATGGCAGCGGTGGTGGCGGTTATGCCAAACAGATGAGCGACGAGTTCATCAAGGCCGAGATGGCGCTGTTTGCCGAGCAGGCAGAAGAGGTGGATATCATTATCACCACTGCGCTGATTCCCGGTCGTCCGGCACCGAAACTGATTACCGCCGAGATGGTGGCTGCAATGAAGCCCGGCAGTGTGATTGTCGATCTGGCCTCGGAGCGGGGCGGCAACTGTGAACTCACCGAACCGGGCAGGGTTGCTGTGCATCACGACGTGTCCATTATCGGTTATACCGATCTGCCCAGCCGCATGGCAAAGGTGTCCAGTGATCTCTATGCCAGCAACCTGACACACTTGATGAGCGATCTGACGCCCGAGAAGGATGGCCAGCCCAGCGTTGACATGGAAGACACCGTCATTCGCGGACTCACGGTTGTTCACGATGGTGAAGTTACCTGGCCACCACCGAAAGTGGAGGTGGCGGTGAATACCGCGCCACCACCGAGTACCGAAGAGCCATCGCCGAAGGGTAAAAAGGCCAAAGGAGAGCCCTCCGTGATTGGCCGGTGGCTGGGCAAGGGGTTGCTGCTGCTGGTGACGGTACTGGCGTTGCTGGGTATTGGTACCTACGCACCTCCCAGTTTCCTTACCCATTTTACGGTGTTTGTCCTGGCCTGCTTTATCGGCTGGCAGGTGATATGGAATGTGACGGCGTCCCTCCACACCCCTCTGATGAGTGTGACCAATGCGATCAGTGGCATTATCGTGATCGGGGCGTTGCTGCATCTGGCGCAGTCTGAAAGCGGTGCAGTGGGCATCATGGCTTTTATAGCCGTGCTGATTGCAACCATCAATGTGGCTGGGGGCTTTCGGGTTACCCACCGCATGCTGAAAATGTTTCGCCGATAA